One stretch of Streptomyces hygroscopicus DNA includes these proteins:
- a CDS encoding hydrogenase formation protein HupD, which translates to MKYIDEFQDPALARRLLDDIARTVTRPWAMMEVCGGQTHSIIRHGIDQLLPENIELIHGPGCPVCVTPLEVIDKALEIASRPGVVFCSFGDMLRVPGSDRDLFWIKSDGGDVRVVYSPLDALRIAQQTPGRQVVFFGVGFETTAPAIAMAVHQAKRLEVRNFSLLVSHVRVPPAIEAVMRSPDCRVQAFLAAGHVCSVMGTTEYPDLADTYKVPIVVTGFEPLDILEGIRRAARQLERGEHRVENAYPRAVRPQGNPVALSVLREVFTTTDRAWRGIGIIAGSGWRLSDAYRDYDAEHRFDVTCLVTEEPAVCRSGEVLQGLIKPHECAAFGTTCTPRTPLGATMVSSEGTCAAYYLYRRLATPRMEETASVD; encoded by the coding sequence GTGAAATACATCGACGAATTCCAGGATCCTGCCCTGGCCCGACGGCTCCTGGACGACATCGCCCGGACGGTCACCCGGCCCTGGGCGATGATGGAGGTCTGTGGTGGTCAGACCCACTCGATCATCCGGCACGGCATCGACCAACTGCTGCCCGAGAACATCGAGCTGATCCACGGGCCGGGCTGTCCGGTCTGCGTCACACCGCTGGAAGTGATCGACAAGGCGCTGGAAATCGCCTCGCGCCCGGGCGTGGTCTTCTGCTCGTTCGGCGACATGCTCCGGGTGCCGGGAAGCGACCGCGACCTGTTCTGGATCAAGAGCGACGGCGGTGACGTCCGTGTCGTCTACTCACCGCTGGACGCGCTGCGGATCGCCCAGCAGACTCCGGGCCGGCAGGTGGTGTTCTTCGGCGTCGGCTTCGAGACCACCGCGCCCGCCATCGCCATGGCGGTCCACCAGGCCAAACGGCTCGAGGTCCGAAACTTCAGCCTGCTGGTCTCGCATGTCCGGGTGCCGCCGGCCATCGAGGCGGTCATGCGATCACCGGACTGCCGCGTCCAGGCGTTCCTCGCCGCCGGGCACGTATGCAGCGTGATGGGCACCACCGAGTACCCCGACCTCGCCGACACCTACAAGGTGCCCATTGTGGTGACCGGATTCGAGCCGCTGGACATCCTGGAGGGCATCCGGCGGGCGGCCCGCCAACTCGAGCGAGGAGAACACCGCGTCGAGAATGCCTACCCACGCGCCGTGCGCCCGCAGGGCAATCCGGTCGCCCTGAGCGTGCTGAGAGAGGTGTTCACCACCACCGACCGCGCCTGGCGTGGCATCGGCATCATCGCGGGCAGTGGCTGGCGGCTGTCGGACGCCTACCGTGACTACGACGCCGAGCACCGGTTCGATGTCACCTGTCTGGTCACCGAAGAGCCCGCGGTGTGCCGCAGCGGAGAGGTGCTCCAGGGCCTGATCAAGCCCCACGAGTGCGCGGCCTTCGGCACCACCTGCACTCCGCGCACACCGCTCGGCGCGACCATGGTCTCCAGCGAGGGCACGTGCGCCGCCTACTACCTGTACCGGCGTCTGGCCACGCCCCGCATGGAGGAGACGGCTTCCGTTGACTGA
- a CDS encoding transcriptional regulator, with translation MARRSPQDEDGPGRLPRARYEKELRRLQIELVKLQEWVQAEGQRVVVVFEGRDAAGKGGAIKRVTARLNPRVVRTVALPVPTDRERTQWYFQRYAEQFPAAGEIVLFDRSWYNRAGVERVMGFCTEEEHQRFLRQCPVFERMLVEDGILLRKYWFSVSDAEQEQRFHQRLSDPTRRWKISAMDLESVTRWEAYSQAKDEMFACTDIPEAPWYVVDSDDKRAARINMIAHLLSTVPYGDVRLPELRLPSRPASTGYRRPPKDLQTFVPDHAASLLAPGHGPAPDTDTADARGHG, from the coding sequence ATGGCACGCCGCTCACCGCAGGACGAAGACGGACCAGGACGGCTGCCGCGTGCCCGGTACGAGAAGGAACTGCGCCGTCTGCAGATCGAACTGGTGAAGCTCCAGGAGTGGGTGCAGGCCGAGGGACAGCGCGTCGTGGTGGTCTTCGAGGGACGGGACGCGGCTGGGAAGGGCGGCGCGATCAAACGGGTCACCGCACGCCTCAACCCGCGCGTCGTACGCACCGTGGCCCTGCCCGTGCCCACGGACCGCGAACGCACCCAGTGGTACTTCCAGCGCTATGCCGAGCAGTTTCCCGCCGCGGGGGAGATCGTGCTCTTCGATCGCAGCTGGTACAACCGGGCCGGCGTCGAGCGCGTCATGGGCTTTTGCACCGAGGAGGAGCACCAGCGCTTCCTCCGCCAGTGCCCGGTCTTCGAGCGGATGCTGGTCGAGGACGGGATCCTGCTGCGCAAGTACTGGTTCTCCGTGAGCGACGCCGAGCAGGAACAGCGGTTCCACCAGCGGCTGAGCGATCCCACGCGGCGCTGGAAGATCTCCGCGATGGACCTGGAATCCGTCACTCGCTGGGAGGCGTACTCGCAGGCCAAGGACGAGATGTTCGCGTGCACCGACATCCCCGAGGCCCCGTGGTACGTCGTCGACAGCGACGACAAGCGCGCCGCCCGGATCAACATGATCGCCCACCTGCTGTCCACCGTGCCGTACGGCGACGTGAGGCTCCCGGAATTGCGCCTGCCGTCCCGCCCCGCGTCCACCGGCTACCGGCGGCCGCCCAAGGACCTGCAGACCTTCGTGCCCGACCACGCGGCCTCACTCCTGGCGCCGGGCCATGGACCGGCCCCCGACACGGACACCGCCGACGCAAGGGGACACGGATGA
- a CDS encoding hydrogenase, with protein sequence MTDITADTEGWSCPTPPRDHPVVVMGHGGGGALSAELTRHLFLPAYGSEALRGLTDSAAVTLGGARLAFSTDSYVVRPLFFPGGNIGDLAVNGTVNDLAMSGAVPAYLSCAFILEEGTKLSTVGRIAQALGAAARAADVTVVTGDTKVVDAGHGDGVYVNTAGIGLIPEGVDIRPQRARPGDVVIVSGPIGQHGIAILSVREGLTFGTEVVSDTAPLAGLVQAMLAVTPEIHVLRDPTRGGLATALNEIATASDTGVILDEGAVPVPEAVATACALLGLDPVYMANEGRLVAFVPRKHADAVLDAMRAHPLGRETAVIGTCVAEHPGMVVARTGLGGTRIVDLPLGEQLPRIC encoded by the coding sequence TTGACTGACATCACCGCCGACACCGAAGGCTGGTCCTGCCCGACGCCGCCGCGCGACCACCCGGTGGTGGTGATGGGCCACGGCGGCGGGGGAGCGCTTTCCGCGGAGCTGACCCGGCACCTCTTCCTCCCGGCCTACGGCAGCGAGGCGCTGCGAGGACTCACCGACTCGGCCGCCGTCACGCTCGGCGGTGCCCGGCTGGCCTTCTCGACCGACTCCTACGTCGTCCGCCCGCTGTTCTTCCCCGGCGGCAACATCGGGGATCTGGCGGTCAATGGCACCGTCAACGACCTCGCCATGAGCGGAGCCGTCCCCGCGTACCTGTCCTGCGCGTTCATTCTGGAGGAGGGCACCAAGCTGAGCACCGTCGGCCGGATCGCCCAGGCGCTGGGCGCGGCCGCCCGAGCTGCGGACGTCACCGTGGTGACCGGCGACACCAAGGTGGTCGACGCCGGCCACGGCGACGGTGTGTACGTGAACACGGCGGGGATCGGGCTGATCCCCGAGGGCGTGGACATCCGTCCGCAACGTGCCCGGCCCGGTGACGTCGTGATCGTCAGCGGGCCGATCGGACAGCATGGCATCGCCATCCTCAGCGTCCGCGAAGGGCTGACGTTCGGCACCGAGGTGGTCAGTGACACCGCGCCTCTGGCCGGACTGGTCCAGGCGATGCTCGCCGTCACCCCCGAGATCCATGTCCTGCGCGACCCGACGCGCGGCGGCCTGGCCACCGCGCTCAACGAGATCGCGACCGCCTCGGACACCGGAGTCATCCTGGACGAGGGGGCGGTGCCTGTCCCGGAGGCGGTGGCCACAGCCTGTGCCCTGCTGGGCCTGGACCCTGTGTACATGGCCAACGAGGGCCGCCTGGTGGCCTTCGTGCCCAGGAAACATGCCGACGCGGTACTGGACGCGATGCGTGCCCATCCGCTGGGACGTGAGACGGCCGTGATCGGCACGTGTGTGGCCGAGCACCCCGGCATGGTCGTGGCCCGCACCGGACTCGGCGGGACCCGGATCGTCGATCTGCCGCTGGGCGAGCAACTGCCCCGGATCTGCTGA
- a CDS encoding Ni/Fe hydrogenase formation protein, whose product MCLAVPGRVVGIEERDGTPMARVDFGGVVKDVCLAYLPEIQVGEYAIVHVGFAIQRLDEESALATLRLFERIGALDEEFGDAWERAAAEVERAPEEENR is encoded by the coding sequence ATGTGCCTGGCGGTACCCGGCCGCGTGGTCGGCATCGAGGAACGGGACGGCACGCCGATGGCGCGGGTCGACTTCGGCGGGGTGGTCAAGGACGTCTGCCTCGCCTATCTGCCGGAGATCCAGGTCGGTGAGTACGCGATCGTCCACGTCGGCTTCGCCATCCAGCGGCTCGACGAGGAATCCGCCCTGGCCACCCTCCGGCTCTTCGAGCGGATCGGGGCACTGGACGAAGAGTTCGGCGATGCCTGGGAACGTGCGGCGGCCGAGGTGGAAAGGGCGCCCGAGGAGGAGAACCGGTGA
- a CDS encoding transport protein, translating into MRHRTVGDLMTRPVVQAPRDMPFKELVQLLTEHDVTAVPVVDGSARPVGVVSEGDLLRKSSGQADPSGLLPVPHLEAWERAKAQGAKAEELMSAPAVCARPEWTVVEAARVMSDGNIKRLPVVDETDQLLGIISRGDLLRVFLRHDDAILHEIEGDLLRRTLRLAPSAVTVDVREGEVTLDGSVEARSLVPVIVRLCRGVDGVVSVTEHIAYGTDDTGGSAAAA; encoded by the coding sequence ATGCGCCACAGAACGGTCGGAGACCTCATGACACGTCCGGTGGTCCAGGCACCGCGTGACATGCCGTTCAAGGAACTCGTACAACTGCTCACGGAGCACGATGTCACCGCCGTGCCGGTCGTGGACGGTTCGGCACGTCCGGTCGGCGTCGTGTCCGAGGGTGATCTGCTACGCAAGTCGTCCGGCCAGGCGGACCCGTCTGGTCTCCTCCCGGTCCCGCATCTGGAGGCGTGGGAACGGGCGAAGGCGCAGGGCGCGAAGGCGGAGGAGCTGATGTCGGCACCCGCGGTGTGCGCGCGCCCGGAGTGGACGGTCGTCGAGGCGGCCCGTGTGATGTCGGACGGGAACATCAAGCGGCTTCCCGTGGTGGACGAGACCGACCAACTGCTCGGCATCATCAGCCGTGGTGACCTGCTGCGGGTATTCCTGCGCCACGACGACGCGATCCTCCACGAGATCGAAGGGGATCTGCTGCGACGGACCCTGCGACTGGCTCCCTCGGCCGTGACAGTCGATGTGCGGGAGGGCGAGGTCACACTGGACGGATCGGTCGAGGCCAGGAGTCTGGTCCCGGTCATCGTGCGGCTGTGCCGGGGCGTGGACGGAGTGGTGTCGGTCACCGAGCACATCGCCTACGGCACCGATGACACCGGCGGCTCCGCCGCTGCCGCGTGA
- a CDS encoding hydrogenase maturation protease, with protein sequence MTGRVVVIGVGNPFRRDDGAGPAVIEALRANPPEDTLLLDSDGEPGRMLGLWHRQDAVVVVEVVHAHPGQPGRLHTLTAEQAARSAARPASTHALGLGETFALAAALDRMPRELTVHAVEGADFSLGRGLSPPVADALPALLRHVARAIADAHDRLRHTADQLMGHQETA encoded by the coding sequence ATGACGGGCCGGGTGGTGGTCATCGGCGTGGGCAATCCGTTCCGCCGGGACGACGGAGCCGGCCCGGCCGTCATCGAGGCACTGCGCGCCAACCCGCCGGAGGACACGCTGCTGCTCGACAGCGACGGCGAGCCCGGGAGGATGCTCGGCCTCTGGCACCGTCAGGACGCCGTCGTCGTGGTCGAGGTGGTGCACGCGCATCCCGGGCAGCCGGGGCGGCTGCACACCCTGACGGCAGAGCAGGCCGCGCGTTCGGCGGCGCGCCCGGCCAGTACGCACGCCCTGGGCCTCGGTGAGACATTCGCCCTGGCCGCGGCGCTCGACCGGATGCCCCGGGAGCTCACGGTGCACGCCGTCGAAGGGGCCGATTTCAGCCTCGGGCGCGGGCTCAGCCCGCCGGTGGCCGACGCGCTCCCCGCATTGCTCCGCCACGTGGCCAGGGCCATCGCCGACGCTCACGACCGCCTTCGGCACACAGCCGATCAACTGATGGGACATCAGGAGACCGCATAG
- a CDS encoding stress-inducible protein encodes MEQVVTVGLDGSAESLAAARWAADEAERRELALCLTHAWILLCPPTPDSPAVEEQNYWAKRIVHDAHTELASGHPKLTIIEDLVADEAETALLDAATRSRMLVLGSRGLDRVASFFLGDIGLHTIARAERPVVLMRAGREADGRRRRVVVGLSLHGPQDNLLEFAYVTAFTRDVPLHAVHGRRPDRVHTARGGESDVAQDTVEQARRELDEVLRPWREKFPRVRVVDEVRLESPARAVVQAATDSDLLMVGRRKHPPALGPRLGPVVQAAVHHADCPVAVVPHE; translated from the coding sequence ATGGAACAAGTGGTCACCGTGGGTCTCGACGGCTCGGCCGAGAGCCTGGCCGCCGCTCGCTGGGCCGCCGACGAGGCGGAGCGGCGTGAGCTGGCGCTGTGCCTGACGCATGCGTGGATCCTGCTGTGCCCGCCCACGCCCGACAGCCCAGCGGTGGAAGAACAGAACTACTGGGCGAAGCGGATCGTGCACGACGCGCACACCGAACTGGCCAGCGGCCATCCGAAGCTGACCATCATCGAGGACCTGGTCGCGGACGAGGCCGAGACGGCCCTGCTCGACGCGGCGACGCGGTCCCGCATGCTGGTGCTCGGGTCGCGGGGGCTGGACCGGGTGGCGAGCTTCTTCCTGGGTGACATCGGGTTGCACACCATCGCCCGGGCCGAGCGGCCGGTGGTGCTGATGCGCGCGGGGCGGGAAGCGGACGGACGCCGGCGACGCGTGGTCGTGGGCCTGAGTTTGCACGGTCCGCAGGACAACCTGCTGGAGTTCGCCTATGTCACCGCCTTCACTCGCGATGTGCCACTGCACGCCGTCCACGGAAGAAGGCCCGACCGGGTCCACACCGCCCGGGGCGGGGAATCCGACGTGGCTCAGGACACCGTGGAGCAGGCGCGCCGGGAGCTGGATGAGGTACTGCGCCCCTGGCGGGAGAAGTTCCCCCGGGTGCGGGTCGTCGACGAGGTCCGGCTGGAGAGCCCGGCCCGGGCCGTCGTACAGGCCGCGACCGACAGCGATCTGCTGATGGTCGGGCGGCGGAAGCACCCACCCGCGCTGGGTCCCCGCCTGGGGCCCGTGGTGCAGGCGGCGGTGCACCACGCGGACTGTCCGGTCGCCGTCGTCCCCCACGAATGA